Proteins from a single region of Macrotis lagotis isolate mMagLag1 chromosome 2, bilby.v1.9.chrom.fasta, whole genome shotgun sequence:
- the MMACHC gene encoding cyanocobalamin reductase / alkylcobalamin dealkylase — translation MEPRAAELQRRVRATLGPFGFEVHPFQVGWYNALLPPAFQLPLPGPTLAFVVLSTPAMFDQALKPFLQSAHLQPLKDPVDQCVAYHLTNVQKSLPEQKVDIITDYDMHPNRRPKILAQTAAHVAGAAYYYQRQDVESDPWGNKKIAGVCIHPKYGGWFAIRGVVLLPGVEVPDLPPQSPTDCVPTQEGRIALLESFNFHWRDWTYRDVVAPVERYSEEQKAYFATPPSQRLHLLELLKDSPPDPLKYLGTGPKEIVDPKWRGGWVAPRRVATVPQGT, via the exons ATGGAGCCGAGGGCGGCTGAGCTGCAGCGTCGCGTCCGGGCCACGCTGGGCCCCTTCGGCTTCGAGGTGCACCCCTTCCAG GTAGGATGGTACAATGCACTGCTGCCTCCGGCCTTCCAGCTGCCCCTGCCTGGGCCTACATTGGCTTTTGTGGTCCTCAGCACCCCTGCCATGTTCGACCAAGCCCTCAAACCCTTCCTGCAGAGTGCCCATCTGCAGCCTCTGAAGGACCCTGTGGATCAGTGTGTAGCATACCATCTCACCAATGTTCAAAAG aGCCTTCCAGAGCAGAAGGTGGACATCATCACTGACTATGACATGCATCCCAACCGACGCCCCAAAATCTTGGCCCAGACAGCTGCTCATGTGGCAGGAGCTGCCTACTACTACCAACGGCAAGATGTGGAATCGGACCCCTGGGGAAACAAG AAGATTGCTGGTGTGTGCATCCATCCAAAGTATGGGGGCTGGTTTGCCATTCGGGGAGTAGTGCTGCTTCCAGGGGTTGAGGTGCCAGACCTGCCACCCCAGTCACCTACTGACTGTGTGCCCACCCAAGAAGGCCGCATTGCTCTGCTGGAGAGCTTCAATTTCCACTGGAGAGACTGGACTTACAGGGATGTTGTGGCCCCGGTGGAGCGCTATTCAGAAGAGCAAAAGGCCTACTTTGCAACTCCCCCTTCCCAGCGCCTTCATTTGCTTGAGCTACTCAAGGACTCACCACCAGACCCCCTCAAGTACTTGGGGACTGGGCCCAAAGAGATAGTGGACCCCAAATGGAGAGGGGGTTGGGTTGCCCCAAGAAGGGTTGCTACAGTACCACAGGGGACCTAG